A window of Mytilus edulis chromosome 10, xbMytEdul2.2, whole genome shotgun sequence contains these coding sequences:
- the LOC139490765 gene encoding protein-cysteine N-palmitoyltransferase HHAT-like isoform X2: MVCLSYSVILLIYLLGLKTMLLQVLHCTVMYLVCLLQSKCLVWILSIALISTLNIPACVTLMNSLTPEDSTRNSYYALMATLSLTHLRYTSFCLERVEYAASIKQYIFCKAPLQQSAKTKQSESACPTRKPDEEIKQKEEIHFSLLDAFSYCFYYPLFFTGPIITFDDFSKQMNESEKTTLKASELKSIAFRATRVIFWTFFIEFILHFLYVNAFQNNVSTLENIDQWTLWGIGYCQGHFFMIKYWVLFGLPSVVARICGIVPPEGPNYVGHIYKYSDMWKCFDRGMYNFIKRYIYVPLGGSKGNTLQRLVCSASCFIFVFIWHGTEYYIFIWTLLNFIGISLEVFGNWVDKQTAVFHFKTSMPAAYRRIQCFVAAPIAIMSILSAFCFIGGSSIGNIYYQTIIVKGSMKSWLTNLFVMYCCVHSSIEIDKWLDRKPKKD, from the exons ATGGTGTGTCTTTCGTATTCTGTGATACTACTGATATACCTCCTTGGATTGAAGACAATGTTATTACAAGTTCTACATTGTACTGTAATGTATCTAGTCTGTTTACTCCAGTCTAAGTGTTTGGTGTGGATACTGTCCATCGCTCTCATCTCAACTTTAAATATACCAGCGTGTGTTACATTGATG AATTCATTGACCCCTGAGGACTCAACAAGGAACTCATACTACGCCTTAATGGCTACGTTATCGCTTACACATCTACGTTATACAAGTTTTTGTCTGGAACGAGTGGAATATGCTGCCtcaattaaacaatatatattttgcaaAGCTCCTCTACAACAAAGcgctaaaacaaaacaaagcgAAAGTGCCTGTCCTACAAGAAAACCTGacgaagaaataaaacaaaaagaggAGATTCACTTTTCTTTGTTGGATGCATTTAGTTATTGCTTTTACTATCCTTTGTTTTTCACTGGACCAATTATTACCTTTGATGATTTTTCAAAACAg atgaaCGAATCCGAAAAGACAACTTTAAAAGCATCGGAACTGAAATCTATAGCATTTCGAGCAACAAGGGTGATATTCTGGACATTTTTCATTGAATTCATTCTTCACTTCTTATATGTCAATGCATTTCAAAATAATGTGTCTACTCTAGAAAACATTGACCAGTGGACTTTATGGGGAATTGGATATTGTCAAGGCCATTTCTTTATGATAAAATACTGGGTGTTATTTGGTCTGCCGTCTGTAGTGGCCAGGATTTGTGGCATTGTTCCACCAGAAGGACCTAATTACGTAGGACATATTTACAAATACTCTGATATGTGGAA GTGCTTTGACAGAGGGATGTACAATTTTATCAAAAG GTATATATATGTACCTCTTGGAGGCTCTAAAGGAAATACTTTACAGAGACTAGTGTGTTCAGCATCCTGTTTTATATTTGTGTTCATTTGGCACGGCACAGAATACTACATATTTATTTGGACATTACTTAACTTTATTGGTATCTCACTAGAAGTGTTCGGTAACTGGGTAGATAAACAAACTGCTGTGTTTCACTTT aaAACGTCAATGCCCGCTGCCTACAGAAGAATACAGTGCTTTGTTGCAGCACCGATAGCTATTATGTCAATCTTATCTGCTTTCTGTTTTATTGGAGGGAGCAGTATAGGAAACATTTATTATCAGACTATTATTGTAAAAG GTTCGATGAAGTCGTGGTTAACAAACTTGTTTGTCATGTACTGTTGTGTTCATTCAAGTATAGAAATCGACAAATGGTTAGATAGGAAACCGAAAAAAGACTAG